The genomic window GCCGACTACGTCGTCGGCCACGCCGGCACGTTCGCGCACGCGCCGGACTCGATCCCGCTCGAGGAGAGCGCCGCCCTCCCGGTCGTCGCGCTCACGGCGTGGGAGCTCCTCGACGACAAGACCAGCGTCGATATCGACGACGAGGTGCTCGTCTACGGCGGCAGCGGCGGCGTCGGCCACATCGCGGTCCAACTGGCCCGCTGGTTCGGCGCGGCCGTCACCGCGACGGGCTCGAGCGAGGAGAAACGCGATCTCGCGGAGCGCCTCGGCGCCGACGCGACGGTCGACTACACCGAGACCGATGTCGAGACCTACGTCGCCGAGCACGCCTCCGGTGGCGGCTTCGATACCGTCGTCGACCCGATCGGGGACGAGCACCTCGAGACGGCCTTCGAGGCGGTCCGGCCCTACGGCACCGTCGTGACGACCGAGTCGAGCGCGGCCCAGGAACTCGACCTCGGACCGATGCACGCGAATTCCCTCGAACTCGGCGTCGTGCTCGTTATCCTGCCCGTGTTGCTCGGCGACCGGCAGGACCGCATCGGCGAGGAACTCGCCGACATCGCGGCGCTCGTCGACGACGGAGCGGTCGAACCGCACATCGACGAACGGTTCGCCTTCGACGATGCCGCCGAGGCACACCGTCGCGGCGAAAACGGCGACTTCCTCGGGAAACTGCTGCTCGTCAACGAGTGAGCGGTGGCTCCGAGAGAGCAGTGACTCGCCGCGGTCGACCCAGTCGGCCGGGCTGGCTCGAGGCCGCGCGGTCGACTATGCCGCCCTGAAATCGCCCGAACGACTACTCCGACTCGATTTTTCCGACCGTCTGAATCTCGTCGTAGCGCACGCTGCCCTCGCCGAGCGGCTGGCCGTCGATCTCGAGATAGCCGGGTTCGAAACTCGTCAGTTCGCCGGTGACATCCGTCTCGTGGTCCTCGGTCCGCTCCTCGCTGCGGACCTCGACGATATCGCCGATCTCGAGGTGCTCTCGGACGAGCGCTTTCGTCCGCTCCGTGTCGGCGTCGGGTGGGATCTTCAGATTGGTCATCGTACGTCGACCGTCCACGGCCACGCCGGTAGTAGTTGAGCCGGTATTCGCAACTCGGGACCCCGTACTCGGACGACAGTTTTTGTACCAACGGGCCGAAACGTGACCGATGAAGATCGTCAAGGACAGCGTCCACGACCATATTCAGGTCGACGGCGTCGCCCGCGACCTCCTCGATACGCCGGCACTACAGCGGCTCCGGCGGATCAGCCAACTCGGGACCGTCTCGCTTGTCTATCCCTCGGCCAATCACACCCGCTTCGAGCACAGCCTCGGCGTCTACCACCTCGTCTGCGAGGCCCTCGAGCAACTCGGCGTCGAGGGGCGGCAAGCGGAGCGGGTCCACGCGGCGGCCCTGCTCCACGATGTCGGTCACGCCCCGTTCAGTCACAATATCGAGGCGCTTACCCACCGCCGAACGGGTCGCTACCACGACGATGTCCACGACCTGCTCGCGGACGGGGCGGTCGGGGACGTGTTGGAAGCGCACGGCTTAGCGCCCGACGCGGTCGCGGATCTGGTCGCCGGCGAGGGGCGGTTCGGCCAGCTGGTCTCGGGCGAACTCGACGTCGACCGGATGGACTATCTGGTGCGCGACGCCCACCACACCGGGGTCCCCTACGGGACGATCGACCACGGCCGACTCGTCCGAGAACTCACCTTCGCGAACGGCGAACTCGTCCTCGACGAGGGCAACGTCCAGACCGCCGAGAGCCTGCTGGTCGCGCGGGCGCTGATGAACCCGACCGTCTACAGCCACAGCGTCGCCCGGATCAGCAAGGCGATGCTCCGGCGGGCGAGCGAACGGCTACTGGACGTTCCCACCACCGATATCGATGCCGAGACCCTCCAGCGGATGGACGACTACGATCTGACCGTGGCCCTTCGCTCGTGCGACGAGACGGCGGCGTTCTGCCGACGACTGGACCAGCGCGATCTGTTCAAGCGGGCCGTGTGGGCCGAAATCGACGACGTGCCGGGCGGGATCATCGAGGCCGACCACGAGACGATCCGCGAGTTCGAACGGGAGATCAGCGACCGGGCCGGCGTCGATCCGGACCACGTCATCCTCGACGTGCCGAGTCGCCCCTCGATGACGGAGTCCACGACGCGCGTGATGGTCAACGGCGAGATCCGCCAGTTGGGCCAGCAGTCGCCGCTGGTCGAGGCGCTGCGCGCGGCCCAGTACTCGCAGTGGCGGCTCGGGGTGTACTCGCCGCCGGACCTGCGCGACCGTGTCGGCCGGGCCGCGGTCGAGGTGCTCGGGCTCGATATCGACGGCGCGCTGGTCAGCGAGGTCCGGGACGGGCTGGATACGACGCTGGACCAGTTCGTCGACTAACGGTATCGACGGACGACGCCGGGCATATCGGCTTCGTCGGCCACATCGACCACATCGGCTCCGCTGGGCGCGGACGATCGGGGTAGCCACTTCAGGCTCGCGGCTTATCCCCCGTCGGCGGAGAGGACTCGGTGATGAGTACATTCGTTAGTCGCCTCTCGATACTCCTCGTCGTCGCAACCGCTATCGCCGTCGTACTGGTCGGTTGGGCCGGCGGATTCATCACGATCGAATCGCTCGAGCGGTCGGAGTCCGCCGTCGTCGTCGGCCTCTCCCTGCTCGTCCTCTCCGGACTGGTCGCCGTGTTGTACGAACCGCTCGAGGTCGACGACGAGTCGAACTGAGCTCGCCGCTTACTGTCTGCCGTCCACCGTCCGTCGCCTGCTTCCCGTCGCTCACTCGGTTATCGTCCATCGCCAATCGACCGGCAACCTCCCGATCCGACGCTGATCCTGCCCCGAACCGTTGAAGGCGGTGACCACAAACTACCCCGTATGGAACGAACGGGAACGATCCTCCGCGGTCGCGAGTTCGAACCCGTCGAGGGACGGGTCGTCATCGGCGACGACGGCCGCATCGAGGCCATCGAGGAAACGGCGGTCGAGAGCGACGACATCATCCTCCCGGCCTTCGTAAACGCCCACACCCACATCGGCGACTCGATCGCCAAGGAGGCCGGCGGCGGCCTCTCGCTCGAGGAGCTGGTCGCCCCGCCGGACGGGCTGAAACACCGGCTTCTCAGGGACGCCTCCCGCGAGGAACTGGTGACCGCGACGGAGCAGTCGCTACGATTCATGCAGCGGGCCGGCACGGCCGCCTGTCTGGACTTCCGCGAGGGCGACGTGGCGGGCGTTCGGATGCTCGAGGACGCCGCAGCGGGTCTCGACATCGACGCGCTGTCGTTCGCTCGGGGCTCCATCGACGCGATGCGCGCCGGCGACGGCTACGGCGCGAGCGGCGCGAACGACGACAGCTTCGACCGGGAGCGAGCGGCGACCCGCGAGGCGGGCAAACCCTTCGGCATCCACGCGGGCGAGGTCGACGCGAGCGACATCGATCCAGCCCTGGACCTCGAGCCGGACTTTCTGGTCCACATGGTCCACCCCGAGCCCCGTCACCTCGAGCGGGTGGCAGCACAGGAGGTACCGATCGTCGTCTGCCCGCGCTCGAACCTCGTCACCGACGTGGGGCTCTCGCCCTACGCGGACCTCCACGAACGGACGACGCTCGCGCTGGGAACTGACAACGTGATGCTCAACTCGCCGTCGATGTTCCGCGAGATGGAGTTCCTCGCGAAGCTCTCCGACCTTTCCGCGGCCGACATCCTCCGCATGGCGACGATCAACGGGGCCGAGATCGCCGACCTCGAGTACGGCCTGATCGAACCCGGCCGGGAGGCCCGACTGCTGGTGCTCGATGGCGATTCGGACAACCTCGTGGGCGCGCGGGACCCGGTTCGGGCCGTGGTCCGGCGGGCGGGCGTCGACGACGTTCAGGAAGTCGTTTACGGGTGACGCGACGCCGGCAAAACGAGCGAACTGCAGGTCGCGTCAGTCGAGTCGCTCCGACGTTTCCGCGTGTTCTCTCGCGAGTTCGACGTACCGGTCGGCCGCCGCCTCGAGCGCCGGGTCGTCGATCTCCGTTTTCGGCTCGGCGGGCGCGCCGGCGACGAGCGTCGATTCGGGAATCTTGGTGTCTTCGGTGACGACGCTGCCGGCGGCGACGACCGCGCCCTCGCCGACATGAGCCCCGTCGAGGACGACCGCGTTCATCCCGACCAGCGCACGCTCGGCGACGGTCGCGTCGTGGACGATGGCGCTGTGGCCCACCGTCGCGTAGGGCTCGAGTTCGGCCGTCTCGTGGAGGACGGCGTTGTCCTGGACGTTCGCTCCCTCGCCGACGACGATCGTGCCGTGATCGCCCCGGAGCGTGGTGTTGGGCCAGACGCTGGCCTCGTCCTCGATGACGACATCGCCAATGACGACTGCAGCGTCGTCGACGTACGCGGAGTCGGCGACCCGCGGTTCCGTCCCGTCGAACGATCGTAGCATGGCCGTTCCTGTCTCGAGAACCGTCTTGAAGGTGGCCATCGCGATCGCCGGTCGTCGCGCAAGACTCGATGACCGCTGTCGGCCAACCTGTTACGTTACAAGACAGACACGGATTCGTCTATTTCCAAAACCAATACATTTTGGCACCACGGCTAATGCGCGGACGGTAATACACGAGACGTGGCGGCACGCTATCGTCCACACGGACAGCGCCTGCCGCCGTGTCATCCCCCCGAACCACCCACGGTTCGGAATCCCCCTTTCGTTTCTCTCCCCACCCCTACTCGTCCCGGTCGACGTCGGACAACCGCTCCGAGAGCCGATCGAACCGCTCTCGCGTCGACTCCCGGCGCTCCCGTTCGGCGTCCTCGCGGTACGATGCCTCGAGCACGGTTTCCTCGTCGACGGTCACCTCGAAGACGGCCCCCTCGTGTCGGCCGTCCGCCGGCAGGCGCTCGACGTCGACGGTGCGCTCGTCGACCGCGTCGCCGTCGTCCTCGAGCAGGAGGACCGCCGTCTCCCCGTCGACGATCCGGTCGAGGACTGCAGTGTAGGTCTCACTCATCGGTCATCACCCCGCGGTACGCGCGCCAGCGTCATCAATCGGTGGTCGATCGCCGTCGATCGACGGCCGTTCCCCGTCACTCGCCGTTCGAACGTCGGCCGTCGGCGGTCGGTCGAGCGACGACTGCGCGTCTTGCTTCCGCTCGAGCAACGCCGCCGGATCGGTCGGCGCGTCGCGCTCCGTCTCGACCGACGTGTCGGTTCCGTCGCTCGTCACGACGATATCGCCGTGGACGCCGGTCCAGTAGGTCTCGATCCCGCGGTCGGCGAACGCCTGCAGGACTTCGTCGTGGGGATGGCCGTACTGGGAGTCGAGCGCGCTCGAGACGATCGCCGTCTCCGGATTGACCGCCTCGAGGAACGAGTCGCTCGAGGAGGTCGACGAGCCGTGGTGGCCCGCCTGATAGGCGTCGGCCGCGAGGGTCTCGCCGTGTTCCTCGACCAACCGGCGTTCGGTGCTCGTCTCGATATCGCCGGTCGTCAGGTACGAGAACTCGCCGAACGCCAGCGAGAGGACGACGCCGTTGGCGTCGACGCTATCGCCCTCCCCGCCCTCGGACGGGTTCAGGACGGTCGCCTCGAGGTCGCCGTCCTCGATCGGCAGACTGTCGCCCGTCGCGACTTCGAAGAGTCGCACGTCGTAGGCCTCGATCGCGTCGAGGTAGTTGTCGTAGGTCGCGGTCGTGTGGGGCACGCCGGAGTCGTAGGCCGCACCGACGCCCTCGCCCTCCTCCTCGAGGTACTCGATGATCTCGGGATGGCCGCCGATATGGTCGGCGTGGCCGTGGGTCGCCACGAGATGATCGATGCGGTCGATGTCGCGGGCCTCGAGGTAGTCGATAATCTCCTCCCCGTCGTCGCGGTAATCGCCCGTATCGATCAGGATCGTCTCGCCGGCGGGGGTGACGACGAGCGTCGAATCGGCCTGTCCGGCATCGATGTGGTGGATCTCGAGTTCCCCGCTCACGTCGCTCGTCGGCCCGTCGTTGCCGTCGATACTGTCGATTCCGCTGCTACAACCCGCGAGGACCAGCAGTCCCGCGACCGCCACGACCAGAGCCCCTCGTCGCATTCGTGTTCCGGTCCGACGGGCGCTGCGGATATGTGCGTTCGGACCCGCCTGACGGGGTGACTGTCGGAATTTCTAACCAATCGGATCGTCAGTACCGTCGGTACCGATAGCTGGGACCCCATCGTCCCCGTTCGTCGGCACCCGTCAAATCCATCGAAAACGGGCGCGAAAACTGCGAACCGCGAACGACTCGAGAATCACGACTCACGAACCGACACGGCGGCCGGATCGATCTCAGAACGCGTCGCCCTCGAAACTCGTCTCCGCGTGCAGACTGTCTTTCAGCGCGTCGTGGACCTTGCAGAGCTCGAAGGCGCGCTCGATGATCTCCTCGCCGGTGTCGTCGTCGACATCGGCTTCGACGCGGATATCGAACGCGACCGACTCGAGTTTGTCGTCGTCGTTGAGGTCGCCGTTCGTCTCGATTTCGATCCGCCCGAGGTCGTCGGCCCCGCGCTGCTGGCCGCCGACGCGCAGCGCCGGCACGTAACAGGAGCCGTAGGCCGCGAGCAGGGTCTCGAGCGTGTCCGGAGCCTCCTCGCCGTTGGCGTCGATCGTCGTCTCGAAGTCCCGGATCTCGTTCGTCGCGCTGTACCCCTCCTCGGAGACGGTGGTGACTGCTTTCGCCATGCGGTCGTGACGTCCACGGGCGGTGCTGTAAACGTTTGGTGCCGATCGCTACTCGCGTGTCTCCGGCTCGGAACTCCTCTCGAGGCCGTCTCTCCCGGCCGGATACGGCCCCAACTGCGACGACTGCGTCGACACCCTGCGTCTGCAGCGTGACCCGACTTGCCGGTCGCGACGCAATGGTCGCGAACGGACGATGGCAACTCTCAACAAGGACTCGGCGAAGAAGCTCAGCATCGTTTCGACGGTACTCGACGCCGTGATGGCGTTCCGGCGCGGGCGTCGAAAGAGCGGGCTCCTCCTCCTCGCCGCGGCCGCGCTCTCGTCTCGCGTCCCCGGTATCGGGACGGCCGTGTCGCTGTTCCTCAGACTCGTTCGACGGTTCCGATAGCTCGAGCGGCCATGGTCGACGTTACCGGTCATCTCGGGATGGCGCTGTTGTTCGCCGCGCCGGCGTGGACGGTCTGGGGCCGACGCGGTGCGCTCGGGTTCGCGGCCTTCGCGTTGGTGACGGCGATGCTCCCCGATACCGATCTGGCGCTTCGACACGTGCTCCCGGTGACCCACCACGGGGTGACCCATACCGTCCTGTTCGTCGTTCTGCTGAGCGTTCTCGCCGGAGCCGTCGCGGCCCGGTACCTCACCGACTGGTTCAAGCCAATCGCAGGATCCGGAGCACCGAAATCGCGACCGAGACCGTCTTCGTCTTCGCGACGGCGGGGCTGATCGTCGGCGGTATCAGCCACTCTTCGCCGATCTGCTCTCCGCGCCCGACATCGCACCGCCGCTCTCCCCGTTCTGGCCCGTCTACTCGGAGCCGGTCATCATCGACGTGATCTACTACGGGTCGCCGTTCTGGAACTTCGGACTGCTCGCCGCCGGCGTGGCGCTCCACCTGCTGTTCGCTCGAAACGACCGCTATCCGCTCGAGACCCGCTACCGAATCGGTGCCGCCGAGAACACCGACACCCAGCACCACGCGAGCGACGACTGAGACCGAGCGCCCGAGTCGCTCGCGGCGGCGAGACGGCGAGAAAATAGTACCGGCAATTGATCGCTCGTCGGCGTTCGATACTCGTCCGCTCAGGCCTCGAGTTCGAACGGCTCGTCGGCCTCGAGGACGTGGACTTCGGCGTCGCTACCCGTGCCTCGCACTTCGCTGGCGAAGTCCTCGGGGTCCTGCTCGATCGGCGGGAACGTGTCGTAGTGCTGGGGGAACGCGTGGTCGACATCGAGCCAGTCGACGGCGATGGCGGCCTGCTGGGGGCCCATCGTGAAGTGGTCGCCGATCGGGACGATCGCCGCGTCGGGCTCGAGATAGGGGCCGATGACGTCTCTCATCTCACTCATCAGGCTGGTGTCGCCGGCGTTGTAGATCGTTGTCGACTCCTCGTCGCTGACCTGGGTCGGCTTCGTATCGGAGATGACGAAGCCGGCCGGCATGCCGCCGCTCGAGTCGTTTTCGGTCATGATGCCGTTCGTGTGATCGGCGCGGTGCATGGTGACATACGCGTCGCCGCACTCGACGGTGCCGCCGAGGTTCATCCCCATGCCGCCGACGGCGTCCTCGAAGCCGAACTCGTCCTCACAGTAGGAGACGAGTTCCGGCGTCGCGACCAGCGTCGCGTCCGAGAACTCGCCCGCGTGGGCGATATGGTCTGCGTGACCGTGGGTCAACAGGACGTAGTCGGGCGTGTCGACGTCCGCTGGCTCGAGGTCGGTCTGTGGATTGTCGAAGAACGGGTCGATCAGTAACTCCGTCTCCCCGACGGTGACGTGCCACGTCGAGTGGCCGTACCAAGTGAGTTCCATAGCACCTGCTGGGTTCGGGTGAAGCAACCATAAAAGTGGGCGAGGTTCCGAGACGGATCGATGGCGGATGGCGGTTTCTCGCCGTCGTCCAGTGCTCAATGACTGCTTTACGGCCGGCGAGGAATATGTACTATCACCAACTCTTATACGTTCGGTCCGGGATGGGGCAAACGCCGCAAGCGAACTGACACACCACGCATGCGGTCTGGGAGCGTCCCGTCCGACCGCGATGGCATCGCGGTCGGGACGATTGTGATTTCCAGAACCACCGTGACCACCACTTGGCAACCCACACGGCGGGATCCATGGCGTTCCGCTGCCGATCGCCGCTCTGGACGGCGATGCCGTGGCGTTTTTTACCCGGGGGCCGTACGCCGACTATGCTCGCACTCACGCTCGAGGAGTTCATGGTAGAGCTAAACGACGGCGCGATCAAGAACGTCGGCCCGAACAACAAGGCGGCGACGGTCAAACTGTTCGACGTCGACAGCGCCGAGGCGAGGGAGTTCGGCGACAAGCGCGTCAAACTCGTCTTCGAGGACGAGGACGACAACGAGATCCAGGTCTCGCTGTTCCCGGAGGACGTTCGGTCGCTCGTGGACGATATCGAGTCGCTCGAGGAAGATTCGCCCGTTTTCGACTGACGGCGGCCCGATATCGCGGGTACGACCGCGATTCGTCTCGCGGACGCATTTCGACAACCGTTTTAGGGCGAAACCGCTTGGTTCGAGTAGATGGGTAACTGTATCATCTGCGGCACACCCGTTGACGGCGAGATCTGTCAGAGCCACGAGGAGGATGCCCTTTTCGAATTTCGCGGCACTGCCGCCTCGCAGCTCACGCCCGGTCGCTACTACCGGGGAACCGTCGACGGTTACGCCGACTTCGGTGTCTTCGTCGACATCGGAGACCACGTCACCGGTCTGTTGCATCGAAGCGAACTCGACCAACGACTCGAGAGTCTCGACTGGGAGCCGGGGGACGATGTCTACGTCCAAGTGCTCGACGTTCGAGACAACGGCAACGTCGACCT from Natrinema versiforme includes these protein-coding regions:
- a CDS encoding gamma carbonic anhydrase family protein, giving the protein MLRSFDGTEPRVADSAYVDDAAVVIGDVVIEDEASVWPNTTLRGDHGTIVVGEGANVQDNAVLHETAELEPYATVGHSAIVHDATVAERALVGMNAVVLDGAHVGEGAVVAAGSVVTEDTKIPESTLVAGAPAEPKTEIDDPALEAAADRYVELAREHAETSERLD
- a CDS encoding HD domain-containing protein: MKIVKDSVHDHIQVDGVARDLLDTPALQRLRRISQLGTVSLVYPSANHTRFEHSLGVYHLVCEALEQLGVEGRQAERVHAAALLHDVGHAPFSHNIEALTHRRTGRYHDDVHDLLADGAVGDVLEAHGLAPDAVADLVAGEGRFGQLVSGELDVDRMDYLVRDAHHTGVPYGTIDHGRLVRELTFANGELVLDEGNVQTAESLLVARALMNPTVYSHSVARISKAMLRRASERLLDVPTTDIDAETLQRMDDYDLTVALRSCDETAAFCRRLDQRDLFKRAVWAEIDDVPGGIIEADHETIREFEREISDRAGVDPDHVILDVPSRPSMTESTTRVMVNGEIRQLGQQSPLVEALRAAQYSQWRLGVYSPPDLRDRVGRAAVEVLGLDIDGALVSEVRDGLDTTLDQFVD
- a CDS encoding metal-dependent hydrolase, coding for MELTWYGHSTWHVTVGETELLIDPFFDNPQTDLEPADVDTPDYVLLTHGHADHIAHAGEFSDATLVATPELVSYCEDEFGFEDAVGGMGMNLGGTVECGDAYVTMHRADHTNGIMTENDSSGGMPAGFVISDTKPTQVSDEESTTIYNAGDTSLMSEMRDVIGPYLEPDAAIVPIGDHFTMGPQQAAIAVDWLDVDHAFPQHYDTFPPIEQDPEDFASEVRGTGSDAEVHVLEADEPFELEA
- a CDS encoding ComEC/Rec2 family competence protein; the encoded protein is MRRGALVVAVAGLLVLAGCSSGIDSIDGNDGPTSDVSGELEIHHIDAGQADSTLVVTPAGETILIDTGDYRDDGEEIIDYLEARDIDRIDHLVATHGHADHIGGHPEIIEYLEEEGEGVGAAYDSGVPHTTATYDNYLDAIEAYDVRLFEVATGDSLPIEDGDLEATVLNPSEGGEGDSVDANGVVLSLAFGEFSYLTTGDIETSTERRLVEEHGETLAADAYQAGHHGSSTSSSDSFLEAVNPETAIVSSALDSQYGHPHDEVLQAFADRGIETYWTGVHGDIVVTSDGTDTSVETERDAPTDPAALLERKQDAQSSLDRPPTADVRTASDGERPSIDGDRPPIDDAGARTAG
- a CDS encoding DUF3006 family protein — its product is MSETYTAVLDRIVDGETAVLLLEDDGDAVDERTVDVERLPADGRHEGAVFEVTVDEETVLEASYREDAERERRESTRERFDRLSERLSDVDRDE
- a CDS encoding OsmC family protein, which encodes MAKAVTTVSEEGYSATNEIRDFETTIDANGEEAPDTLETLLAAYGSCYVPALRVGGQQRGADDLGRIEIETNGDLNDDDKLESVAFDIRVEADVDDDTGEEIIERAFELCKVHDALKDSLHAETSFEGDAF
- a CDS encoding zinc-binding dehydrogenase produces the protein MTAEMTAYVIEEYGDPDVFAETTLEVPDPEPNEIRVEVAASSVNPVDYKIRQGALPDFAPELPATLHCDVSGVVDAVGENVDRFEAGDEVYGMPGGAGRQGSLADYVVGHAGTFAHAPDSIPLEESAALPVVALTAWELLDDKTSVDIDDEVLVYGGSGGVGHIAVQLARWFGAAVTATGSSEEKRDLAERLGADATVDYTETDVETYVAEHASGGGFDTVVDPIGDEHLETAFEAVRPYGTVVTTESSAAQELDLGPMHANSLELGVVLVILPVLLGDRQDRIGEELADIAALVDDGAVEPHIDERFAFDDAAEAHRRGENGDFLGKLLLVNE
- a CDS encoding amidohydrolase family protein, which encodes MERTGTILRGREFEPVEGRVVIGDDGRIEAIEETAVESDDIILPAFVNAHTHIGDSIAKEAGGGLSLEELVAPPDGLKHRLLRDASREELVTATEQSLRFMQRAGTAACLDFREGDVAGVRMLEDAAAGLDIDALSFARGSIDAMRAGDGYGASGANDDSFDRERAATREAGKPFGIHAGEVDASDIDPALDLEPDFLVHMVHPEPRHLERVAAQEVPIVVCPRSNLVTDVGLSPYADLHERTTLALGTDNVMLNSPSMFREMEFLAKLSDLSAADILRMATINGAEIADLEYGLIEPGREARLLVLDGDSDNLVGARDPVRAVVRRAGVDDVQEVVYG